The Zalophus californianus isolate mZalCal1 chromosome 8, mZalCal1.pri.v2, whole genome shotgun sequence genome has a segment encoding these proteins:
- the LOC113938118 gene encoding speedy protein E5-like isoform X2, with translation MRGRKRRRSMDVKAAAQESSIPASSSTTSEAISELRSWKKRGQKRNIWTVNHVEGTKLRMNKRRRPSYRPEDQEAFYRLLEDPAIQSFLEADIFLKVSDKYLLSMVVEYFGRVGLPGHLYNRIHFFLALYIASDMEEDNPTSKRSIFQFLLGREHWPDLYKEFLKLKVEFFHAMGHRAWVTPELCEEIQAQNPHHWVWSRVRQCAP, from the exons ATGAGAGGCCGGAAGAGGAGGAGATCGATGGATGTCAAGGCAG CTGCCCAGGAGAGCAGCATCCCAGCCTCCAGCTCTACCACCTCAGAAGCTATCTCTGAGCTGAGGTCCTGGAAGAAGAGGGGACAGAAGAGGAACATATGGACAGTCAATCATGTTGAGGGAACAAAACTCAGGATGAACAAGAGGAGAAGACCCAGTTACCGTCCTGAAGACCAAGAAGCATTCTACCGACTTCTGG AGGATCCCGCGATCCAGAGCTTCTTGGAAGCTGACATTTTCCTCAAAGTATCCGATAAG TACCTGCTTTCCATGGTGGTGGAGTACTTCGGCCGTGTTGGGCTGCCTGGACACCTGTACAACAGGATCCACTTCTTCCTGGCCCT CTACATCGCCTCCGACATGGAGGAGGACAACCCCACGTCCAAACGGAGCATCTTCCagttcctgctgggcagggagcactGGCCAGACCTCTACAAGGAGTTCCTGAAGTTGAAGGTGGAGTTCTTCCATGCAATGGGGCACCGAGCCTGGGTCACCCCGGAGTTGTGTGAGGAG ATCCAGGCCCAGAACCCACATCACTGGGTCTGGAGTCGGGTGCGCCAGTGTGCCCCCTAG
- the LOC113938118 gene encoding speedy protein E4-like isoform X4, whose protein sequence is MRGRKRRRSMDVKAAAQESSIPASSSTTSEAISELRSWKKRGQKRNIWTVNHVEGTKLRMNKRRRPSYRPEDQEAFYRLLEDPAIQSFLEADIFLKVSDKYLLSMVVEYFGRVGLPGHLYNRIHFFLALYIASDMEEDNPTSKRSIFQFLLGREHWPDLYKEFLKLKIQAQNPHHWVWSRVRQCAP, encoded by the exons ATGAGAGGCCGGAAGAGGAGGAGATCGATGGATGTCAAGGCAG CTGCCCAGGAGAGCAGCATCCCAGCCTCCAGCTCTACCACCTCAGAAGCTATCTCTGAGCTGAGGTCCTGGAAGAAGAGGGGACAGAAGAGGAACATATGGACAGTCAATCATGTTGAGGGAACAAAACTCAGGATGAACAAGAGGAGAAGACCCAGTTACCGTCCTGAAGACCAAGAAGCATTCTACCGACTTCTGG AGGATCCCGCGATCCAGAGCTTCTTGGAAGCTGACATTTTCCTCAAAGTATCCGATAAG TACCTGCTTTCCATGGTGGTGGAGTACTTCGGCCGTGTTGGGCTGCCTGGACACCTGTACAACAGGATCCACTTCTTCCTGGCCCT CTACATCGCCTCCGACATGGAGGAGGACAACCCCACGTCCAAACGGAGCATCTTCCagttcctgctgggcagggagcactGGCCAGACCTCTACAAGGAGTTCCTGAAGTTGAAG ATCCAGGCCCAGAACCCACATCACTGGGTCTGGAGTCGGGTGCGCCAGTGTGCCCCCTAG
- the LOC113938118 gene encoding speedy protein E4-like isoform X3, whose product MRGRKRRRSMDVKAAAQESSIPASSSTTSEAISELRSWKKRGQKRNIWTVNHVEGTKLRMNKRRRPSYRPEDQEAFYRLLEDPAIQSFLEADIFLKVSDKYLLSMVVEYFGRVGLPGHLYNRIHFFLALYIASDMEEDNPTSKRSIFQFLLGREHWPDLYKEFLKLKVEFFHAMGHRAWVTPELCEEQA is encoded by the exons ATGAGAGGCCGGAAGAGGAGGAGATCGATGGATGTCAAGGCAG CTGCCCAGGAGAGCAGCATCCCAGCCTCCAGCTCTACCACCTCAGAAGCTATCTCTGAGCTGAGGTCCTGGAAGAAGAGGGGACAGAAGAGGAACATATGGACAGTCAATCATGTTGAGGGAACAAAACTCAGGATGAACAAGAGGAGAAGACCCAGTTACCGTCCTGAAGACCAAGAAGCATTCTACCGACTTCTGG AGGATCCCGCGATCCAGAGCTTCTTGGAAGCTGACATTTTCCTCAAAGTATCCGATAAG TACCTGCTTTCCATGGTGGTGGAGTACTTCGGCCGTGTTGGGCTGCCTGGACACCTGTACAACAGGATCCACTTCTTCCTGGCCCT CTACATCGCCTCCGACATGGAGGAGGACAACCCCACGTCCAAACGGAGCATCTTCCagttcctgctgggcagggagcactGGCCAGACCTCTACAAGGAGTTCCTGAAGTTGAAGGTGGAGTTCTTCCATGCAATGGGGCACCGAGCCTGGGTCACCCCGGAGTTGTGTGAGGAG CAAGCTTAG
- the LOC113938118 gene encoding speedy protein E4-like isoform X1, whose translation MRGRKRRRSMDVKAAAQESSIPASSSTTSEAISELRSWKKRGQKRNIWTVNHVEGTKLRMNKRRRPSYRPEDQEAFYRLLEDPAIQSFLEADIFLKVSDKYLLSMVVEYFGRVGLPGHLYNRIHFFLALYIASDMEEDNPTSKRSIFQFLLGREHWPDLYKEFLKLKVEFFHAMGHRAWVTPELCEELGEIVGETQKKPFAWGDSYTRIIL comes from the exons ATGAGAGGCCGGAAGAGGAGGAGATCGATGGATGTCAAGGCAG CTGCCCAGGAGAGCAGCATCCCAGCCTCCAGCTCTACCACCTCAGAAGCTATCTCTGAGCTGAGGTCCTGGAAGAAGAGGGGACAGAAGAGGAACATATGGACAGTCAATCATGTTGAGGGAACAAAACTCAGGATGAACAAGAGGAGAAGACCCAGTTACCGTCCTGAAGACCAAGAAGCATTCTACCGACTTCTGG AGGATCCCGCGATCCAGAGCTTCTTGGAAGCTGACATTTTCCTCAAAGTATCCGATAAG TACCTGCTTTCCATGGTGGTGGAGTACTTCGGCCGTGTTGGGCTGCCTGGACACCTGTACAACAGGATCCACTTCTTCCTGGCCCT CTACATCGCCTCCGACATGGAGGAGGACAACCCCACGTCCAAACGGAGCATCTTCCagttcctgctgggcagggagcactGGCCAGACCTCTACAAGGAGTTCCTGAAGTTGAAGGTGGAGTTCTTCCATGCAATGGGGCACCGAGCCTGGGTCACCCCGGAGTTGTGTGAGGAG TTGGGGGAGATCGTTGGTGAAACGCAGAAGAAACCCTTTGCCTGGGGAGACAGCTATACCAGAATAATCTTGTGA